The following coding sequences lie in one Halarsenatibacter silvermanii genomic window:
- a CDS encoding leucine-rich repeat domain-containing protein, giving the protein MLKSKPLLIIFLALAVSLMIIPTQQVMAETASEVELADENLKRAVLSELEKDEGPVTAEEAAGLEQLRPGSADIESLAGLEAFTSLRRIELEGNHIEDLEPLAELSELEWLNFQDNEITDIKPLARLDNLKFLYLNDNEIESLEPLSGLRKLRLLEAEGNRIEDISPLAAENELRVIKLENNKIANIEPAAELEKAVILSLGHNRIADIDPLAELNEVKILNLHDNEINDISPLAEMNKIEKLSICQNQIEDADPLQYLDNLEEFTKEISG; this is encoded by the coding sequence ATGTTAAAGTCCAAACCCCTATTAATTATCTTTCTGGCATTGGCTGTTTCTCTAATGATAATCCCCACCCAGCAGGTTATGGCAGAGACAGCGTCAGAAGTGGAACTGGCCGATGAAAATCTAAAAAGGGCAGTCCTGTCCGAGCTGGAAAAAGATGAGGGGCCTGTTACCGCTGAGGAAGCTGCCGGCCTGGAACAGCTCAGACCCGGCTCCGCTGATATAGAGTCACTCGCCGGTCTGGAAGCCTTTACCTCGCTGAGAAGAATCGAGCTGGAGGGTAATCACATAGAAGATCTCGAACCGCTGGCCGAACTGAGCGAACTGGAATGGTTGAATTTCCAGGATAATGAGATCACGGACATCAAACCGCTGGCCAGGCTGGATAATTTGAAGTTTCTCTACCTGAACGATAACGAAATCGAATCACTCGAGCCTCTTTCCGGGCTGAGAAAACTGCGCCTGCTGGAAGCCGAAGGCAATCGAATCGAAGACATTTCACCGCTGGCAGCAGAAAACGAACTCAGAGTCATCAAACTTGAGAACAATAAAATAGCCAATATCGAACCGGCAGCTGAACTGGAAAAAGCTGTCATATTGAGCCTCGGCCACAACAGAATAGCAGACATAGATCCTCTCGCAGAACTGAATGAGGTAAAAATACTCAATCTGCACGATAATGAAATCAATGATATTTCTCCTCTGGCTGAGATGAATAAGATCGAAAAGCTCAGCATATGTCAAAATCAGATAGAGGACGCCGATCCTCTACAGTATCTGGATAATTTAGAGGAGTTCACCAAAGAAATATCCGGTTAA